One Nostoc punctiforme PCC 73102 DNA window includes the following coding sequences:
- a CDS encoding Hsp20/alpha crystallin family protein: MALVRYNPWQELNAHLSHINGLLGDTRVPSARIGRDFIRVPAAELHETDDAIILLLELPGLEAKDLDIQVTEDAVHISGERKSETKTENNGTTSSEFYYGKFQGVIPLKARIQNTNVTADYKDGILNLTLPKSEQEKNKVVKVNLEQPAA, encoded by the coding sequence ATGGCACTAGTTCGTTACAACCCCTGGCAAGAATTGAACGCTCACTTAAGCCACATCAACGGTTTATTGGGAGATACCAGAGTACCATCTGCACGGATTGGCAGAGATTTTATCAGAGTTCCGGCGGCTGAGTTGCACGAAACTGATGATGCGATTATTCTCTTGCTAGAATTGCCAGGACTTGAAGCTAAAGACCTGGATATTCAAGTCACTGAAGATGCTGTTCATATTAGCGGTGAGCGGAAGTCTGAAACTAAAACCGAAAACAATGGCACAACATCGAGTGAATTCTACTATGGTAAATTCCAAGGTGTAATTCCTCTAAAAGCTAGAATTCAAAATACCAATGTCACCGCAGATTATAAAGACGGTATCTTGAATTTGACACTGCCCAAGTCTGAGCAAGAAAAGAACAAAGTTGTCAAGGTTAATTTGGAACAACCTGCTGCATAG
- a CDS encoding helix-turn-helix transcriptional regulator, which yields MLDCHEDTLVILAKNIAVEMHYHHAIQLVLSLDKPYDAVLDHQPIESVKGFLIDSDIPHACQSADSTVLVISVDASSSKGRLLKSHLLKRTFILIDELFSAEAIDEFLNFYWRCCDTSQHEFDPLYFLHKLSHEQRNITPFDARLLIAIDFINQDISQIIKVIDIARHISLSESRLRHLFTEQVGIPLTKYVLWVRMKVALREMLKPGVTLSDAAHQAGFTDHAHFTRTFRRMFGVSPSLLLKYGQFLQIFGL from the coding sequence ATGCTTGATTGCCACGAAGATACCTTAGTCATTCTTGCTAAGAACATTGCGGTAGAAATGCATTATCATCATGCGATTCAGCTTGTTTTGAGTTTGGATAAACCTTACGATGCAGTATTAGACCATCAACCTATTGAATCCGTGAAAGGATTTCTGATTGATTCAGATATTCCTCATGCTTGTCAGTCTGCCGATTCTACAGTGTTAGTGATTAGTGTCGATGCAAGCTCTTCAAAAGGTCGGTTGCTGAAGTCACACTTATTAAAACGAACATTTATTTTGATTGACGAACTCTTTTCTGCTGAAGCTATTGATGAATTTTTAAACTTTTATTGGAGATGCTGCGACACTTCTCAGCATGAATTTGATCCCCTCTATTTCCTTCATAAACTCAGTCATGAACAAAGGAATATAACTCCATTTGATGCACGATTACTTATTGCAATTGATTTTATCAATCAAGACATTAGCCAAATTATTAAAGTTATCGATATTGCCAGACATATTAGTTTATCTGAAAGCCGGCTCCGCCATTTGTTCACAGAGCAAGTTGGCATTCCATTAACGAAATATGTTTTATGGGTTCGCATGAAAGTTGCTTTAAGAGAAATGCTAAAGCCAGGTGTAACTTTGTCCGATGCTGCCCACCAAGCAGGTTTTACAGATCATGCCCACTTCACACGAACATTTAGGCGAATGTTTGGGGTTTCTCCCTCTTTGCTTTTAAAGTATGGTCAGTTTCTTCAGATTTTTGGTTTATGA
- a CDS encoding muconolactone Delta-isomerase family protein, translating to MNRYMVEVTLSGVDPNQFETLAAKEQEVVAELTKTGFIEQIYVRNDLSGAYLVVEERDESYVRQQFNRFPLFPYMTLKLVQLQNQS from the coding sequence ATGAATCGCTACATGGTCGAGGTGACTTTATCGGGTGTTGATCCGAATCAGTTTGAAACACTTGCTGCTAAAGAACAAGAAGTCGTCGCTGAATTGACCAAAACAGGATTTATTGAGCAAATCTATGTTCGCAATGACCTATCTGGGGCTTATCTAGTGGTAGAAGAACGTGATGAATCCTATGTCAGACAGCAGTTCAATAGGTTTCCCCTGTTTCCTTATATGACACTGAAACTGGTTCAGCTTCAAAATCAAAGCTAA